The following proteins are co-located in the Maridesulfovibrio bastinii DSM 16055 genome:
- the dctP gene encoding TRAP transporter substrate-binding protein DctP has protein sequence MKKLITSVLICMLVLTASLAFAAQYKGDSIQAKLASEEIEGDFMTVWAKNFAEHMKKWSDGKIDVEVYPYGTLGASGDINELAQMGVVQFVFSDYAWISSFVPQAQVFTLNYLFPSENVPEILHWMVKNGKLMPLLEKKFRANGLVPLSIMFEGWQWVTSKTPIEKMADMKGLKTRLMSSKLLVEGYKAYGASPTPMSYGEVYSGLQMGLIDSQVNPLFADNSMKFYEVQDHFTQLKNEPFIGIPTVNAQFFDSLTPEAQAEMRKFWTESIVPAGKWITERNKKDMEEIKKARPEVKFSTISPEAIKEFKAAAETVYPQFVKMGGEGSQEILDAFLQDIKDAKQALGM, from the coding sequence GTGAAAAAATTAATCACTTCAGTACTCATCTGCATGCTTGTACTTACAGCATCGCTTGCCTTCGCCGCTCAGTACAAAGGCGACTCAATACAGGCCAAACTTGCTTCCGAAGAAATCGAAGGTGACTTCATGACAGTCTGGGCAAAAAATTTCGCCGAGCACATGAAAAAATGGTCTGACGGAAAAATTGATGTTGAGGTTTATCCCTACGGCACCCTTGGAGCATCAGGCGATATCAATGAACTGGCCCAGATGGGTGTAGTCCAGTTTGTATTCTCAGATTACGCATGGATCAGTTCTTTTGTTCCGCAGGCTCAGGTCTTCACTTTGAACTATCTTTTCCCCTCTGAAAACGTTCCTGAAATCCTGCACTGGATGGTTAAGAACGGTAAGCTTATGCCTTTGCTGGAAAAGAAGTTCCGTGCAAACGGACTGGTTCCTCTGTCCATAATGTTTGAAGGCTGGCAGTGGGTTACATCCAAGACACCCATCGAAAAAATGGCTGATATGAAAGGCCTGAAAACCCGCCTCATGTCATCCAAACTCCTTGTCGAAGGATACAAGGCATACGGAGCAAGTCCGACTCCCATGAGCTACGGAGAAGTTTACAGCGGACTTCAGATGGGACTTATCGATTCTCAGGTAAACCCTCTTTTCGCTGACAACAGCATGAAATTCTATGAAGTTCAGGATCACTTCACCCAGCTCAAAAACGAACCATTCATCGGTATACCGACTGTTAACGCCCAGTTCTTTGATTCACTTACTCCGGAAGCTCAGGCTGAAATGCGTAAATTCTGGACAGAATCAATCGTTCCCGCTGGCAAATGGATTACTGAACGCAATAAAAAGGACATGGAAGAAATCAAAAAAGCACGTCCTGAAGTCAAGTTTTCAACTATTTCACCAGAAGCAATCAAAGAGTTCAAAGCTGCTGCTGAGACAGTCTATCCTCAGTTTGTAAAAATGGGCGGCGAAGGATCACAGGAAATCCTCGATGCCTTCCTGCAGGATATCAAAGACGCCAAACAGGCTCTTGGAATGTAA
- a CDS encoding TRAP transporter small permease, whose translation MSTSTTKTPEKSALAKFNSALGLWVDRIETFTLIFCVAALALLLMVNVFARTFYQSIYFAEEVSKFLVILITFIGVSYGVRRARHIRMGAFLDAMPPKMEKAFLIFISLVSAITMGIMAWASMDYLLNAMKMSHMTPALRVPKWTFYVVIPFGFGLAAIQYIRTIIKNLVEKDPWLSPDQQSEYEDEQGV comes from the coding sequence ATGTCCACAAGCACTACTAAAACACCTGAAAAAAGCGCACTTGCGAAATTCAATTCCGCACTGGGCTTATGGGTAGACAGAATCGAGACGTTCACTCTCATTTTTTGTGTAGCAGCTCTTGCTCTGCTGCTGATGGTGAATGTCTTTGCACGCACCTTTTATCAGAGCATTTATTTTGCTGAAGAAGTTTCAAAATTTCTGGTCATACTGATCACCTTCATAGGCGTCAGCTACGGGGTCCGCAGAGCGCGCCATATCAGAATGGGAGCTTTTCTGGACGCAATGCCGCCTAAAATGGAAAAGGCTTTTCTCATTTTTATATCCCTTGTCAGTGCCATAACCATGGGAATCATGGCCTGGGCTTCAATGGATTATCTGCTGAACGCCATGAAAATGTCCCACATGACTCCGGCGCTGAGAGTTCCCAAGTGGACCTTCTATGTCGTTATACCTTTTGGATTCGGGCTTGCAGCCATCCAATACATAAGAACCATCATCAAAAATCTGGTTGAAAAAGATCCGTGGCTGTCTCCTGACCAGCAGAGTGAATATGAAGACGAGCAAGGAGTATAA
- a CDS encoding aldo/keto reductase — MSSVNIPEVRLNDGGVMPAIGFGTYKLNGSNGVEAIVSAIRAGYRLLDSAFKYENEGAVGEALRQSGIPRSEVQITSKLPGRRQHFEEVIPTIEESLYRAQLEYYDYYFIHWPNPGQGLYVEAWQGLVEARKRGLVKTIGVSNFMPEYTQKLIDETGVAPAVNQIEMHPYFPQKQQREWDSEHGIVTQSWSPLGRAGGVMKESILRSLADKYRKSVAQIVLRWHHQLGAVPVPKATSMERQLENMAIFDFELTAEEVGFITDLGRPDGRRKDQNPVYYEEL, encoded by the coding sequence ATGAGTAGTGTAAACATCCCTGAAGTCAGGCTGAATGATGGTGGCGTAATGCCCGCAATCGGATTTGGTACATACAAGCTTAACGGTTCAAACGGAGTCGAAGCCATAGTCAGTGCTATCAGAGCCGGATACAGACTTCTCGATTCTGCTTTTAAATATGAAAATGAAGGAGCTGTAGGTGAAGCCCTGCGGCAGAGTGGTATTCCAAGAAGTGAAGTGCAGATAACCTCCAAGCTTCCGGGCAGAAGACAGCATTTTGAAGAAGTTATTCCAACCATTGAGGAATCTTTGTATCGCGCTCAGCTCGAATATTATGATTACTATTTTATTCATTGGCCTAATCCCGGACAGGGACTTTATGTAGAAGCATGGCAGGGACTGGTGGAAGCAAGAAAACGTGGACTTGTGAAAACTATCGGTGTGAGCAATTTCATGCCAGAATATACCCAGAAGCTTATCGATGAAACCGGGGTTGCCCCGGCAGTAAACCAGATTGAAATGCACCCGTATTTCCCTCAAAAGCAGCAAAGGGAGTGGGATAGTGAGCACGGGATTGTTACTCAGTCGTGGAGCCCTTTGGGCCGTGCCGGAGGAGTAATGAAGGAATCCATTTTAAGATCACTTGCAGACAAATATCGAAAGAGCGTTGCCCAGATTGTTTTACGCTGGCACCATCAACTTGGTGCTGTTCCAGTTCCCAAGGCTACATCTATGGAGCGTCAGCTTGAAAATATGGCCATTTTCGATTTTGAGTTAACCGCGGAAGAAGTCGGCTTTATAACAGATTTGGGTCGTCCTGATGGCCGGAGAAAAGATCAGAATCCTGTTTATTATGAAGAATTGTAA
- a CDS encoding TRAP transporter large permease: protein MVFFGINLVSMLLIGFPFMVTLLASLIIYVYINMPAFAPKLVMTMVQQVIGGITPPALVCVPMFILSACFVTSGESSARMIRMLKTFVGHLPGGLPITTNASCTLFGAVSGSTQATVAAIGGTMRPMLLEAGYPSSFTLGLIINSSDIAFLIPPSIGFIVYGVATSTSIGQLFLAGILPGLLILVMFSAYCYAYSKYKKIPLLPKAGWDERIHAIKEGLPVMGFPVIIVGGIYSGLFSPTEAAAAAVFYALFLETVIYKSLNRERVVDALLQTGVITGVVFILVGAGQAFSWMIGFLQIPQQLLPPLFGPDPTVMRVIFIVVASYFVACMFVDPIVAIFILSPIFQPYVLSSGVNPILLGTLVTLQAAIGSATPPFGCDIFTAQLIFRRPYLEVIGHALPFLLMLIVATVILVAFPQIALYLPGLMSS from the coding sequence ATGGTATTTTTTGGAATAAACCTCGTGAGTATGCTCCTGATAGGTTTCCCTTTTATGGTGACCCTGCTGGCATCGCTTATAATCTATGTCTATATAAACATGCCTGCCTTTGCTCCCAAGCTGGTGATGACCATGGTCCAGCAGGTCATAGGCGGTATTACTCCTCCGGCTCTTGTCTGTGTGCCTATGTTCATCCTCAGTGCATGCTTTGTTACTTCCGGTGAATCATCAGCCAGAATGATCCGCATGCTCAAAACATTTGTAGGGCACCTTCCCGGCGGTCTCCCCATAACAACCAACGCGAGCTGTACACTTTTCGGAGCCGTATCCGGCTCAACACAGGCCACTGTTGCCGCAATCGGCGGAACAATGCGCCCGATGCTGCTTGAGGCCGGATACCCGAGTTCCTTTACTCTGGGGCTTATCATCAACTCAAGTGATATCGCTTTCCTTATTCCCCCGAGCATAGGATTCATTGTTTACGGAGTTGCCACCAGTACTTCAATTGGACAGCTCTTTCTTGCTGGTATCCTCCCCGGACTGCTTATTCTGGTGATGTTCTCGGCATACTGTTACGCCTACTCGAAATATAAGAAAATTCCGCTTCTTCCGAAAGCAGGATGGGATGAACGCATACATGCCATCAAAGAAGGACTCCCGGTTATGGGGTTCCCGGTTATCATTGTCGGCGGTATATATTCAGGACTCTTCAGCCCGACAGAAGCCGCTGCCGCAGCTGTTTTCTACGCATTGTTTCTTGAAACGGTAATTTACAAAAGCCTGAACCGTGAACGTGTAGTGGACGCACTGTTACAGACAGGAGTTATCACCGGGGTTGTCTTCATACTTGTCGGTGCAGGACAGGCTTTTTCGTGGATGATCGGTTTTCTCCAGATTCCACAGCAGCTTCTGCCTCCTCTTTTCGGGCCTGACCCGACAGTAATGAGGGTTATTTTCATTGTTGTCGCTTCATACTTTGTAGCCTGTATGTTCGTTGATCCGATTGTTGCGATATTCATCCTCAGCCCCATATTCCAGCCTTACGTTTTAAGCTCCGGGGTCAACCCGATTCTGCTCGGAACCCTTGTAACCCTTCAGGCTGCCATCGGGTCCGCAACGCCGCCATTCGGCTGTGACATATTTACAGCGCAGCTCATATTCCGGCGACCCTATCTGGAAGTAATAGGACATGCCCTGCCATTCCTTCTGATGCTTATTGTTGCAACCGTCATACTGGTTGCCTTTCCACAGATAGCCCTCTACCTGCCCGGACTCATGTCAAGCTAG
- a CDS encoding LysR substrate-binding domain-containing protein, protein MNSLPPLKPLVSFRSAARHSSFTKAAQELNLTHGAVSRAVKQLEEFYGFKLFERRNRGLFLTGRGRKLAVEIESVLDQLEKISEEIRRTESKRRISVSCEPSLAMRWLMPALEKFRSICPQVDVHLSTGGGPIDLTAEGVHLAIRRSDFIWPAYYCSTVLGKEKIGPVCSRTYWEKHRFKPLEILHTRTRPQAWTDWRRISGEHPEIASEKYFDHFYFSLKAATTGFGVAIGPEPMVRDDIRQELLIAPYGFRTTNVDYVILSIDPPKKNSDLSSFIDWVASEFQQP, encoded by the coding sequence ATGAACAGTCTTCCACCTCTTAAGCCGCTGGTCAGTTTTAGATCAGCTGCCAGACACTCCAGTTTTACTAAAGCTGCTCAGGAATTGAACCTGACTCACGGAGCTGTGAGCAGGGCCGTGAAACAGCTTGAGGAATTCTACGGTTTCAAACTTTTTGAAAGGCGTAACCGGGGACTTTTTTTGACTGGTAGGGGAAGGAAACTGGCTGTTGAGATTGAATCCGTTCTAGATCAATTGGAAAAGATCAGTGAAGAAATTCGTCGTACAGAGTCAAAACGTAGAATTTCTGTGTCCTGTGAACCCTCTCTGGCTATGCGCTGGCTGATGCCAGCTCTTGAAAAGTTCAGAAGTATATGCCCCCAGGTGGATGTTCACCTTTCAACCGGCGGAGGTCCGATTGATTTGACTGCGGAAGGTGTTCATCTGGCAATCAGGCGTTCTGATTTTATCTGGCCGGCATATTATTGTTCAACGGTTCTTGGGAAAGAGAAAATAGGGCCGGTCTGTAGCCGGACATATTGGGAGAAACATAGATTTAAGCCGCTGGAAATTCTGCATACACGCACACGCCCACAGGCATGGACCGACTGGAGAAGAATTTCCGGGGAGCATCCTGAAATTGCATCGGAAAAATATTTTGATCATTTCTATTTCAGTCTTAAAGCAGCAACCACAGGATTCGGAGTGGCTATAGGACCGGAACCAATGGTCCGTGATGACATCAGGCAGGAACTACTCATAGCTCCTTATGGTTTCAGGACAACAAATGTGGACTATGTTATTTTATCCATTGACCCCCCGAAAAAAAACAGTGATCTGAGTTCCTTTATTGACTGGGTAGCTTCAGAGTTTCAACAGCCATGA
- a CDS encoding methyl-accepting chemotaxis protein produces MKFSNLNLRLKILIPTSILFILALGICIAAMTNVARNIIIDQAIETAKSEASAYAQELKARIDAGMAASRTMAVAIESAMETIPLPNRQMLSDLTYKVAQEHPEFGGAWIVLPPNTYGDSEAEHESKWHGHLRCSTYQDGKGGLSRTFAPADTPLKGEWWDYPKSTDNEIITKPYTWNLTGSGEVLLSSISVPINKGGSFVGTCGVDILFDGLIKLVKDFSIFEKGYGVLIANDGTLVAHKDKKAVGKNLSEFIEDEQLSRAMNAVKNGEKLEERHTSPSTNIDSLYIYEPIRFGTYPKAWSFVVSIPMEIVRAKANSIVNTGLTITGVTLIILLIVMYLLVMTISKPILKTCSFANQVADGQLDACLDVFQKDEIGIMADSLRSMVEDLKDRIAHANEQTAIAERKTEEAGVALEEAEAAKKQAEQANTAGRHQAAVRLEGIVEKITSSSSELNTRIEDSADGAELQKQRSTETATAMEEMTATVIEVASSAGHAAESADTARKLAEDGGGIVNEMVLSIERVDNETNLLSDGLNSLGVQAEDIDKVINVINDIADQTNLLALNAAIEAARAGEAGRGFAVVADEVRKLAEKTIEATKEVGEVVGAIQDGAKSNIDRMTNTSKMVQSSTDLADKAGSALQKILETVADTADQVRAIATAAEEQSATTEEINRSTEEVNRIAIETSESMEQSTRVTNELAKQAEELIQLINELKSS; encoded by the coding sequence ATGAAATTTTCCAATCTGAACCTCAGGCTTAAAATTTTAATTCCAACCTCAATCCTCTTCATTCTGGCACTTGGAATCTGCATTGCCGCTATGACGAATGTTGCCCGCAACATCATCATAGATCAGGCCATTGAAACGGCTAAGTCCGAAGCCAGTGCATACGCTCAGGAGCTCAAGGCAAGAATAGATGCAGGCATGGCGGCTTCACGGACAATGGCTGTAGCAATTGAATCCGCGATGGAAACCATTCCACTTCCCAACCGCCAGATGCTCTCCGACCTTACATACAAGGTTGCCCAAGAGCATCCCGAATTCGGTGGAGCATGGATAGTGCTGCCACCCAATACATACGGGGACAGTGAAGCTGAACATGAAAGCAAATGGCACGGACATCTGCGTTGCTCAACATATCAGGATGGTAAGGGAGGACTGAGCAGAACATTTGCCCCTGCTGACACCCCGCTGAAAGGTGAATGGTGGGACTATCCCAAAAGCACAGACAACGAAATAATCACCAAACCTTATACCTGGAATCTGACAGGTTCAGGGGAAGTTCTTTTATCGTCCATAAGTGTTCCTATTAACAAGGGTGGCAGCTTTGTCGGAACATGCGGGGTTGATATTCTTTTTGACGGTCTCATTAAGCTGGTAAAAGATTTCAGCATATTTGAAAAAGGATATGGAGTTCTTATCGCAAATGACGGAACTCTGGTGGCCCACAAAGACAAAAAGGCTGTAGGAAAAAATCTTTCTGAATTCATAGAGGATGAACAGCTCAGTAGAGCCATGAATGCTGTGAAAAATGGTGAAAAGCTGGAAGAAAGGCATACCTCACCTTCTACCAATATTGACAGCTTATATATTTACGAACCTATCCGGTTCGGAACTTATCCAAAGGCTTGGTCTTTTGTTGTCAGCATACCGATGGAGATTGTCCGGGCCAAGGCCAACTCTATCGTCAATACAGGTTTAACCATTACCGGTGTTACGCTGATAATTCTGCTGATCGTTATGTATCTTCTGGTAATGACGATCTCCAAACCAATTTTAAAAACATGCAGCTTTGCCAATCAGGTCGCAGACGGTCAGCTTGATGCCTGTCTTGATGTTTTCCAGAAAGATGAAATCGGGATCATGGCTGATTCTCTGAGAAGTATGGTTGAAGACTTAAAGGATCGCATCGCCCATGCCAATGAGCAGACGGCTATTGCCGAAAGAAAAACAGAAGAAGCAGGTGTTGCTTTAGAAGAAGCTGAAGCAGCTAAAAAACAAGCTGAACAGGCCAACACTGCTGGTCGTCATCAGGCGGCAGTACGCCTTGAAGGTATTGTTGAAAAAATAACTTCTTCTTCGAGCGAACTGAATACGAGAATTGAAGATTCGGCTGACGGAGCCGAGCTCCAGAAGCAGCGCAGTACGGAAACAGCTACGGCAATGGAAGAGATGACCGCGACAGTCATAGAAGTAGCCAGCAGTGCCGGACATGCAGCTGAGAGCGCAGATACAGCCAGAAAACTTGCTGAAGATGGTGGTGGGATTGTAAATGAAATGGTTCTTTCGATTGAAAGAGTTGATAACGAAACCAACCTCCTCTCAGACGGGCTGAACAGCCTCGGAGTTCAGGCCGAAGACATTGATAAGGTTATAAATGTAATTAACGATATTGCGGACCAGACCAACCTGCTCGCCTTGAATGCTGCAATTGAAGCAGCCAGAGCAGGCGAAGCCGGGCGCGGATTTGCCGTTGTTGCTGATGAAGTCCGCAAACTTGCGGAAAAAACCATTGAGGCCACCAAGGAAGTCGGCGAAGTTGTCGGAGCCATTCAGGATGGGGCCAAGAGCAATATTGACAGGATGACGAATACCTCAAAGATGGTTCAGTCTTCCACCGATCTTGCAGACAAAGCCGGGAGTGCCCTGCAGAAAATTCTTGAAACAGTAGCTGACACGGCAGATCAGGTTAGAGCTATTGCCACTGCCGCGGAAGAACAGTCGGCAACAACTGAGGAAATCAACCGCAGCACTGAAGAAGTCAACCGTATTGCCATCGAGACTTCTGAATCAATGGAGCAGTCCACACGCGTCACAAACGAACTGGCAAAACAGGCTGAAGAATTAATCCAACTAATCAATGAATTAAAATCTTCTTAA
- the rsgA gene encoding ribosome small subunit-dependent GTPase A: MDSNNKIPNSAFLHEDLLNVGWNIFFQDSYADYPQNRIVRVLSAQRGRFLVSNGKSEWYCSSSGALKRGDRTYPVTGDWCIADEQSLIEVLPRKNILARGKAGSNGKNSEVIIEQPIATNIDTVFIVCGLDRDYNLRRIERYLALVYSCAISPVVVMTKSDLVESHAEILAEILEVAPGVPVVLTSMFNSNGISQLQEYLSQGMTVALLGSSGAGKSTLVNTLYGSEVRVTGAVSTSVGKGRHTTTSRDLLRMPDGGMLMDNPGMREIVFNPDENGINAVFPDIQKLSEKCRFADCSHLHEPGCAVREAVELGEITVKRLASYHKMKSEQEYAADKMVKSSSRIEKERRKGIALKRRSLSKFKY; the protein is encoded by the coding sequence ATGGATTCTAATAATAAAATTCCCAACAGTGCTTTTTTACACGAAGATTTACTGAATGTCGGTTGGAATATATTTTTTCAGGATAGCTACGCTGATTATCCGCAAAACAGAATTGTGCGGGTTTTAAGTGCGCAGCGTGGCCGGTTTCTAGTCAGCAATGGTAAATCAGAGTGGTATTGCTCATCTTCAGGGGCTCTCAAGCGTGGGGATAGAACCTATCCGGTAACCGGAGACTGGTGCATTGCCGATGAACAGTCCTTAATTGAAGTTCTGCCGAGGAAAAACATACTTGCCCGAGGTAAAGCCGGGAGTAATGGAAAGAATTCGGAAGTAATTATTGAACAGCCTATCGCTACCAATATTGATACGGTTTTTATCGTTTGCGGATTGGATAGAGACTATAACTTAAGGCGCATAGAAAGATATCTGGCCCTTGTCTACAGCTGTGCGATTAGTCCGGTTGTTGTCATGACCAAATCAGATCTTGTCGAATCGCATGCAGAAATCCTTGCTGAAATATTGGAAGTTGCTCCGGGGGTTCCGGTTGTGCTGACTTCCATGTTCAACTCAAACGGAATCAGCCAATTACAGGAGTATCTGTCGCAGGGGATGACTGTTGCCCTGCTGGGATCATCCGGTGCCGGAAAATCAACACTGGTCAACACTCTTTATGGTTCTGAGGTCAGAGTTACCGGAGCTGTCAGTACAAGTGTCGGTAAAGGTCGGCATACGACTACTTCCAGAGATCTCTTAAGGATGCCCGATGGCGGGATGCTTATGGATAATCCCGGAATGCGTGAAATAGTTTTCAATCCTGATGAGAATGGCATAAATGCTGTTTTTCCAGATATACAGAAGTTGTCGGAAAAATGCCGTTTTGCGGATTGCTCCCATCTACATGAGCCGGGGTGCGCTGTGCGTGAAGCTGTCGAGCTTGGAGAAATTACAGTCAAGCGGCTGGCAAGCTATCATAAAATGAAAAGTGAACAGGAATACGCTGCCGATAAAATGGTTAAGAGTTCTTCCCGGATAGAAAAAGAACGCCGGAAAGGAATTGCTTTAAAAAGGCGGAGTCTGAGCAAGTTTAAATATTAA
- a CDS encoding M20 metallopeptidase family protein, with amino-acid sequence MDLISKKTEAISNEIVNIRRDFHQHPELGLQEIRTGNIVEGYLKQCGLEVRRCHETGVIGILRGKKKGPALLMRADMDALPVSEETDLEYKSVNKGIMHACGHDAHTAILLGAAKLLSEMKNELCGTITFVFQPNEENVGALEMIEQGAMKEPEIDACMALHVWNQLPLGVIGISDGPTMAGMYHFELEIHGKGGHTANPHEAKDPVIAAAAVIQGVQSIQTREVNALSEPMVIMFGTVNAGTVSNVIPEKISLGGTLRYLSSGDDTGENSPRGRFERVVAGICAAHNVSYDLNFSIGHPTLVNDPSMAESVRELATEKLTTPLETRPMVTLAGEDFSEFACRAPSVFYFLGAGIPGRENYPHHHPCFEIDERVIPMGVEMHVRAALRFLNA; translated from the coding sequence TTGGACCTTATTTCTAAAAAAACAGAGGCAATTTCTAACGAAATTGTAAACATTCGCAGAGATTTTCATCAGCATCCTGAACTCGGGCTTCAGGAAATCCGGACCGGGAATATTGTTGAAGGCTATCTTAAACAGTGCGGACTGGAAGTAAGACGCTGCCATGAAACCGGCGTAATAGGCATTTTGAGGGGCAAAAAAAAGGGACCGGCACTACTGATGCGAGCCGATATGGATGCCCTTCCGGTATCTGAAGAGACAGACCTTGAATACAAATCTGTAAACAAAGGCATAATGCATGCATGTGGTCATGATGCCCACACCGCTATCCTGCTTGGAGCGGCAAAACTGCTCTCTGAAATGAAAAATGAACTTTGCGGGACCATAACCTTCGTATTTCAGCCAAATGAAGAAAATGTGGGCGCGTTGGAAATGATTGAACAGGGCGCCATGAAGGAACCTGAAATCGACGCCTGCATGGCTCTGCATGTCTGGAACCAGCTTCCATTGGGAGTGATCGGCATCTCAGACGGTCCGACCATGGCCGGTATGTACCATTTTGAATTGGAAATTCACGGTAAAGGCGGACATACAGCCAACCCGCATGAAGCCAAAGACCCGGTGATAGCAGCCGCAGCGGTTATTCAGGGAGTGCAGTCTATTCAGACCCGTGAGGTCAACGCCCTGAGTGAGCCGATGGTCATCATGTTCGGCACAGTAAACGCCGGAACAGTTTCCAATGTTATTCCTGAAAAAATAAGCCTCGGCGGAACCCTTCGTTATTTATCATCAGGAGATGATACTGGTGAAAACAGTCCCCGTGGAAGATTTGAAAGGGTTGTGGCCGGTATCTGTGCAGCTCACAACGTTAGTTACGATCTTAATTTTTCAATAGGCCACCCTACACTTGTAAACGATCCTTCAATGGCCGAGTCCGTCCGGGAACTGGCAACCGAAAAACTGACAACTCCGCTTGAAACAAGGCCCATGGTAACTCTGGCCGGTGAAGATTTTTCTGAATTCGCCTGCCGGGCTCCAAGTGTTTTTTATTTTTTAGGGGCAGGTATTCCCGGCAGGGAAAACTATCCCCACCATCATCCCTGTTTTGAAATAGATGAACGGGTCATTCCGATGGGAGTGGAAATGCACGTCAGAGCAGCACTGCGTTTCCTTAATGCATAA
- a CDS encoding cupin domain-containing protein gives MKYESINFEDKFLKFSDHWSPRVIAAMNDYQFKVVKIKGNFVWHDHKDTDEVFIVLSGKMEIEFRDGKVEINSGEMFVVKKGIEHKPFAAEECKILIIEPCGVINTGEEKSSLTAENDKWI, from the coding sequence ATGAAATATGAATCAATTAACTTTGAAGATAAATTTTTAAAATTTTCCGATCACTGGTCACCGCGAGTTATTGCAGCCATGAACGATTACCAGTTTAAGGTCGTTAAAATAAAAGGTAATTTTGTCTGGCATGATCACAAGGACACTGACGAAGTTTTTATAGTTCTTTCAGGAAAAATGGAAATAGAATTTCGCGATGGAAAAGTGGAGATCAATTCCGGTGAAATGTTTGTAGTAAAAAAAGGAATTGAACATAAACCTTTTGCCGCAGAAGAGTGTAAAATTTTAATAATTGAACCCTGTGGAGTCATCAATACCGGTGAAGAGAAAAGCAGCCTGACAGCTGAAAACGACAAATGGATTTAA
- a CDS encoding LysE family translocator has protein sequence MNLFYTNMILVGTIIMLAVISPGPDFAVIVRNSLTYGRKTGFATALGIAAGVTIHTTYTILGLSYFISRYVWFLEAVRFAGAFYLIYLGASAFFPAKKGAEHNEYFSAEKSVTLWKAFKNGFLCNVMNPKTILFFTALFTQVISPDTQGAIKVSIGVLISLTHLFWFSFVVWILTDSRTVKIFERWQKYLEKFVGFFLLALGARLALSD, from the coding sequence ATGAATTTATTTTACACAAATATGATATTAGTCGGTACTATTATCATGCTGGCGGTTATAAGCCCAGGACCGGATTTTGCTGTGATTGTCAGAAACAGTCTAACCTACGGCCGTAAAACAGGATTCGCTACGGCACTTGGTATTGCCGCAGGTGTAACCATCCATACCACATATACCATACTCGGCCTTAGTTATTTTATTTCAAGATATGTATGGTTTCTGGAGGCAGTGAGGTTTGCCGGAGCATTTTATCTTATCTATCTTGGCGCTTCAGCTTTTTTCCCGGCAAAAAAGGGAGCCGAACATAACGAATACTTTTCAGCAGAAAAATCTGTTACCCTTTGGAAAGCCTTCAAAAATGGCTTTTTATGCAATGTCATGAATCCTAAAACAATTCTTTTCTTTACGGCCCTGTTCACGCAGGTAATCTCTCCTGACACACAGGGAGCCATAAAAGTAAGCATTGGAGTGTTGATTTCTTTAACTCATCTTTTTTGGTTTTCATTCGTGGTCTGGATTTTAACTGATTCCAGAACGGTGAAGATATTTGAAAGGTGGCAGAAATACCTTGAAAAATTTGTTGGATTTTTTCTGCTGGCACTTGGAGCAAGGCTGGCTTTGTCAGATTAA